In Phoenix dactylifera cultivar Barhee BC4 chromosome 1, palm_55x_up_171113_PBpolish2nd_filt_p, whole genome shotgun sequence, the genomic stretch TAACGAGGAAAGTTTAAGCAAAGCCTCATTGCTTtcataaagaaaaagaatgttGTATATATCTTCAAGGATTATACTGATACGACTATTATGTGGCCTGCAGGCTTGGATCTTCACTCAGCCGGGTTACGTCATGGTTGTAAGGTGCATGAACTTTTTAATCGTCCAAGTGGTCTCTACGCCCTTGTGTCGTAACATGAACATGAAAGCGCAGACCAAGAAAACAATTAAACGATTCCGCGTCTCGCCCATCCATATCCATGCGCGAAGGGCATATGCCTTGATATTCGCACGACCGCCTACAAGTAAATTTCTTTGGTTGTAGCCCTCACCTTGACCCGCCAAAAAGTCTTAAATTCCACTAAACCGGGAAATGTTGGTGTTGGACATGCTTGACACGGTCATCGGGCCGAAGAAATGCTGGAGGGCTCGGTGGTAAGCTGCTCGGGTTGTATACTTGTATATGGCCGCAATTTGGAGTGTCTCAGGTCATGGTTTGCAATCGAGTTCTGATCTGAAACAACAGAGATAAAAAAGCTTTCTTGCCAGAGTGCATCTAGTAGGGGATCCCCCAATGTCTAAGGCAGGGTGATGCaaaaaaaatacagaaggtTCTCAGTGGGTGATAGTGTAATAGTCTGTTAGGGTATCAGAGTACTTATTTGGAAGATTTTCTAGAGAGAGGATTATATTGGCAGAGGCGAGCGTCTGTCGTCTAGGAATTCGAGCATGTGGGTCGGCTGTAATTGATATGTCTCCATGCACTTTGAGAATCAGATGCGGGTGTTTCGCACGCGTATCACGCCCCACCCATCTTGTCAGCATAATTTCGGAAATCGCTCGAGATCACGGCCGAAGTGTCGCCAGCTATAGGTGTCATGCTCTAGATTTGGAACATGACGTGGTCATGCTACAAGAGGTACAACTCACGATAATATGAAACCAACATTATATTAATTAGCTTTCAAATCCATCTCAAAAataatagaataaataggaattcaatttcattatccaataattgcAACCAATACTGGTTTAGGGCGTCTAAATCCAAACACACAATCctcaatattcaaaaaaattattaactacAAATTCATAATCAACTGAAAAATTAAAGTTCTGCTCTGCTATTTACATCGCCAAGCTTACTAACATGAATTCGAAACCTGAACCATCCTTCATTTCTATTGACTCTATTTgtttggagagagaaaaagaaacataGAGGTATATAAGCGATACAGCTTAGTAAGTAAACCTTCTATTATCTTATCGGATCAAGAATAAGTTTTTGTATGTCAAtacatcatttaaaaaaaataacaaatattacaaaataaaacattATATAGTACAGTGTATTAAAACAAGTCATAAAGCTAATTATGCATTCATAAATCATTCATATTTCATCAACATGGTTTTTGGTGTATAGtataaataaaatcataaatcatTTACCATTTAACCATATTATTGGTCAAATTATTGCTTTCAGACTAAATGCTAAGATCACTATTATACATGTGGCAGAGTCATAATCGACAAACACTAGCTACTATTATCCATTGGTAGGGTCGTATGTCAATTACTATTATCCACCGGCATAGttgtatgccaactactattatccgCTAGTAGAGtcatatgccaactactattacccGCTGCCAGGGTTATATGAAACTGGATATCGATCTATCCGACTTTTAGGGATCATACATAGCTATCTTAGAGCCTTTTTGCCGAGAtttttaaaacaatttttattaagtcatatttttgaatcatatttttttgaatcataTATGAATAAAACACTAAATAGCTTTATAGAGTTCATAGCCCTTAAATAAGAATTTAAGGGTAGACTAATCAtgaaattattcttttcataataTAAATACAGTGCTTAACAGTAAAACAATGATGGAACCATTATTTCACAATAAATTATGAGTttaataatattgtatacttgattcttgattttaagaaaatatgatatcatcaatatttaatactatttttatattttcataatactagaaaataagtaaaaatttgaaaaataataaggAGTGTAAGATCTATTTACAagttcaaaaattaataaagagtataagatttacttacCTCTTTCATCTTAGACCGTCAGACTTCGCCAGGTGATTCTGTTagacctatttaaaatattaatagcaAAATTGATGACATTAATAAAATAGTACGAGAAGACTTGACCAAGCGCAAGGTGGTTTCAGGTAGGTCAGGCATGAGCGATTTGACTAATAAATTATAGGGCACAGACTCGATTAGGGTCAGGGTCATTTAATATAGATCATCATCAGTGGATTTCATGGACACTTAATAGGACCAGGTGATCGGTCAAGTAGGCAACTTGGGCACTAGAGCAGATTAGACCCCTTTATAGGAGATCAACTCGGGTTCGTAGATCAGGTCAACAAGAACCGATGCTGGGTTCCATAGATCTTCTAGAGAGAAAAagtagagagaagagagagaaagtggacagagaagagagaaaataagagagggatgactctctctctttcctcctcttttcttcttcttcttttctttctttcttgttaaAACAGAGGAGGAAAGAGAACGATTGGTGGCTGTGATCAAGGTGGTCTGGCAAGGTAGTAGCCGGTGGTGGTGACATCTAGTAGATTTCAGTCGATGACAACGGCGTACttagaaaaaagggaaagagaaCCGAAATAGAGGTACCCTGTTGCAAATACAAATCCAACGAGGCTTTCCGGTGACTCTTTCTGGCGACGAAGTGAGGAGGAGACTCGGAAAGAATGCTTGGAATCGGCAACAATCTTTGGTGATTCTGGTGGAGGAaatccaaggaggaggagggggattaAATAGGTAAAGTCTCCGAGTTCTAGATGAACTCGAATTGCTTTGGGAGTGTCCGATTTCCGCCGGTTgcgaaagagaaagaagattcCTATCTTCTTGTCTGTTTCATCGTGCCACAGGAAAGGTGGCCTTCGGCTGTCCTCTTCGGGCCGGCTCACAAGCGTAAAGCAAGTTCGGGCCAGTCAATAGACCCGAACTTTGGTTGTTGATTCAGAAGCCGCATTTAGACTTGCTATGTAGCAAACTTTGGTTGTTGATTCAGAAGCCGCATGGCGGGCTTTGATTGGCCGGCCCTTTATATGGTCTATTTTGAGACCCATCAATTGGATTCTCCGATGCGATCACAGTGGGATGCAAAATAAACTAGTTTTTATTTCTTATATGTTTCTTATGTATGTGATTTTGTTTGCTTCACTTCCAAAAGCATAGCACCAAATGCATGTATAGCAGCTGCTCCTTTTTATTAAAGAGCAGCAATAATACAGCTGTTGATGATGTCCTGCCACATGCTAGGCCATGTACCATGCTGCATCAAAATTTTTAGTGCATCGGCATAGAATAGTGGATGAGATGGTTTACATGAAGTAAAACAGGATCTTGTATCATAATTCTCTGGTGCAAGTTCGTTTTAACTGATATCCCCTCGGAAGATGAAGGAACAAACATGAATAGGTGGATGTAACAGAGACAAGACTGTCATATGCCCTGCATTTGGTCGTCTTCTCCCATGCCTAGACAAGTCGCAGACAGCCGCACGCAAATGCCTCCAACATCTCCATCCCCACCCATATCACTCTCTGTGTTTGTGGAATATCTGGATTGCTAGACGACACACGCTACCCGAGAAAAGAGAGCAACCACGAcgtgcaagagagagagagaaacaaaacCCCACCTTAGTCGCCTGCACATCTCTCCTTTCTATTATTATCATCAAAGCCATCATATCATCGTTGCTAAAGCCCTTATAAAATACTACATATTATACTATTACTAACTGTTTGACTCTTCACACTTTCAACAGAAATATATACACGCTAGTAGTCATAAGTTACATAATCACAACCCCGGTTATAGACCATGTAGCAATCCTCACTCAACACGCACTCCCCTTTTGCAACCAAGGCTACAATAATTATGGCAATCTTTAATCGAAGCATCCCCACCTCCAAATGTCATCACCAGTGCCATCATTTCCGCCCTTTGACCACCTCACCAAACCCAACCGCCTTCGCTTCCTTTCTCTTTTAAATTCAAGGGGAAAATTTTACACAGTATTATCGCATCATATAGTTTAATGTTAATCATTGCTCTGGAGCATTAGTCACCTATGCACAGCCAATCGTAAGACGACAAACTTCGattaaaattaaacacaaaagaAGGCTTGgataaagactgaaaaaaagtTGATTCAGAGGAGAAAAgcaaagagaggaaagaaaaaaaaaaaaaaaaaaagctgatggagaaaaagggaagaacggAGCTGTGGGGTGGTTGACGCCTTCCTCTTAAGTCCAAGCAAATACGGCCGTCAAGACGCCGACGTCCTTATTTCCGTAGACTCCGTTTGACGTGCTTTGCCTCTTTATCCATTCTTTTCCCCACATAGATTACAACCAAAAagccttctctttttctcccccAGTTTTTTGAGGGTCTTAGCTTAGGGTTTGGAGACGGAGGCAGCGTCCTTGACGAAGGGCCGGGAGACGTCGTTGTCGGCGCCGTTAGCTATGGCGGACTGCACCGTCAGCACGGACAAGCTCGGCGAAGGGGGGGCATCGCCGCCTCCTCCGGCGGTGCCGGCGGCTGCGTTGCTGTGGTTGGGAGGTGGGAAGGCCGGGATGAGTCCGGAGGTCAGGTGGTGAGCGGCCCCACTGTTTCCCGCCCCGCCGACGCCTCCGACCCCCGGGCGGGGGTGGCAGGTGGCTGAGATGGCGGAGGCGAGGGAGATGGGCATGAGGCAGAGCCCCTTGCCCTGAAGGTACTGCATCGCCGACCCCATGTCCTCCTCCATTAGCTTCGCCACCTGGTGCTCCGTCACCGTTAAGCTGTCGTTACCCGCCGCACCGTTACTCCCGCCCCTCCCGCTCTGCCCCTGGATCCAATCACCGCCAATCCCTTTTAAATCcttattattttcataaaagaaaaaaaaagaaagggtatCTTGGGGATTCCACAGGGTGGCACGCGTGCCGCTGTTGCTGCTGTCCTGATCAATCGCTATCAACCAGAATAAGATATTCCGGCGTGTAAATAACTCCTTGCCTTTTCCCGACTAGCGGAAAGAAGCGGAAGTCATACGCCAAATCGGGGCCGGACCAGGCCGACCGGGAATATCTTATACCGATACTAactaagaaagaaaggaagagggaagGGTAAGCGAAAGCTACCTCTGAGGACATATCAGCCACAAGTGGGGCGACCGCCGCTGCCCCACCTAACCTACTCATGCTCAGCACCTGATTTGGATACGGTGTACCCGACCACAGAGAAATAAGGGAGGCGCATTAGGTGTATAAATCTAACGgttaaacaaagtttaaataagTAATTAATAGAACACCAGAACGATACGATTTGCgttaataattatttatttgataaaaAGAGTAAGGAGACGAGAAGTTGCCTTGACTTGGAGCTGGAGGAATTTCACGTAGTCGATGATCTCATCCAGCATCGAGGCCTTGTCCGTCTGTCATTCATCCAAGCATTTTAATAACAACAATCAGTAGCTAAAATttgtatcaaaaaaagaaaaaaaactaaaactcAAATAAACAGTGAAAGTGACAAGAATATCCTTGTCCCGAGACAAGTGGCTTGGAATTGCGGTCCATTACGCCGGCGGCGTGACGAGTGCTCCACTAAGTCGGCAAAGCGACGCGTTTGGTTTCGAAAAGTGCGGCGAACCAACGCGACGTCCGAGCAGGGGATGTCTCTGGGGAGCCGCAAGCGCACCATTAGATTTCTGCGAGCTCTTGTTATGTTCTCGAAGGACATAATAAACGAAAAACGAAGGGCCGGTTCCCTTTCTCCAACTAGCATCCGACAAGCGGACACACGGTTTCCCGGTTGCCACAGGTCATCCAGAAACCCAGATTCTATGGTTACTGGAATTTACATAAATGTCCTTCTAAATCAATCCTCTATTTCGGATGTAATGGTGCTGATGTTGATGATGCCAAAACAAAGAGAACTTTGCACTGTAGTTAACCCAACAAGTTATGGAATTGGGCATGCCACCCATAATACAGCTGTTTCCACGTATACGAAACTCCTACTACAATTGATATTCCGCCAAAAATAGGAATATACCATGACTTGGTCCTCTCCAACAGCCACGTCTCGATTGCTTTTGACcggtttgaattgatttaactaACAACCTTTGGTCATTAACAGAAGTCTAAACCCCCCGTCTGAGATGATCTAATGAATCCTCGTTCACGAATCTGATTGGTCTCTAGTAAGGGTCACATCTGATGTTGTTGCAAATTTTAGTGCAAATTAGCTATCACCGTTTCACGTCACATTTTCTACTGGACAAGGAGTGTAAAGGATGGGTTATTATTTTCTATCTAAGAAGCCAATTGTGGTCAAGAAGAAGGTCGGGGGTGGTTAGTGCAAACAGTCCAATTTGTTATGGTGTGAATGTAATCATCGAAAATGAGGAGTTTATCTGTAAATTTGAATTTATATGGGcagttatataaataaaaattagaaaggaaAAAGACCGGAAGAAAACAAGAGAGTGAGGAAGAAGACAGGTGGACCTTATTGGCGTTTGGCACCAGCTCCTGGAGAGCTTTCATCCTCTCTGCGATTCTCTCCCTGCGAAGCTGCGCACGGAAAGGAAAGGAACAAAAAAGCACAGAGCCAACGACTCCATTAAAAGCGTGCATACAaacagaagagaaggagaaagatggcagagaaaagaaagaaacagatCCAAATCCAAAGGAGTAACTGCCACTTCGCATTTATTGCGCCCAATTAATTTCTCCCTCCCTTAACATTTTTTTAACATTTCGACAATAAAATAGGTTTTATTTTCGGATTACTCGTTCGGCGATGCTGTGGGGATCCGTCGCCTGGCCTCTTCTCGCCCGCACCCGCTGCCTCGGCGGAGCCGTACCGccgccggaggacgccgccgccGGCGATCCTCCAAAGTTCTGAGCCGGCATCGACGCGCCCTGTTCGTTTCGAATTTAATAATTAATACCAAAATGCTCGTAGAAAGACCGTCATTTTACCAGGAAAACTTAGGGGGTGGAGAACCTGGGGACGGTGGAAATGCTGTTGGGTGGCTGCTTCAGCAGCTTGCTGAAGCGATCCGCCGAATCCGTTGTAGAGCCCTTCCCCACCCTGGccccaaaaggaaaaaaaataataaaagtaaaataaaatttcGAAACCAATGAGAGAGAAAGTAGTGGAAATAAAGGATCGTACGGTGTGATTGGGGCATTTGAAGGAAGGGTCGACTTCGCCTCGAGATCTGTCCACGAGAAGGCGGGAATCGGCCGAGCCGCCGCTCCCTAGGCTCAGTGGCAGCGGAAGAAGCCCGGAATCCCCGCCGCCAGCGACCACCGGAGATCTCCCCATGCCCTGGAGTAGcatctgctgctgctgttgGTGGTGCTGGTTGAGCTGAAGCAGCATCGGCTGCTTCCCAGCCGGCGAGCTCCCGCCGCTGATCTGGTGCTGCCGGAGCTGGGAAGCGAGCAGCACGGACTCGTCGTATGGAACGTATTGGAGCCCCTCCGCcgcgacggcggcggcggcggcggaatcCTCGGGCGACTTCCCGGCGAGGCCGTTCGGGTTGGAAGAAGAGGTCAGGTCCCAGGGAGACTTGGGGTTGCCGAGGTCCGGCCAGGAGGAGGGAAGGCTGCAGAGCATCTGGTCGAGGAAGTCGTCGTGGCCATCGGCGGAGTGGCCAAAGTGCGAACCCGGGACCTGCATGCCAGTGTTCTGGATCTGCTGCTGCCGGTGGCCGTCGTGGAGCTCCTGGAGGGAGATCTGGGCCGCGGCCGCCGCGGCGCCGGCGGACGAGGATATCCCATTCAACGGAGAGCCCATCCCTTGCATTTCTCTGCTGCTCGGCTGCATGGCCTCGTTATCCCGAAAACTAGGGttcgggttagggttagggttggaATAGGGGAATTCGAAAGAGGGAAGAAAcagctcttcttctcctctgttGTATTCTCTGGGCGGAATAAGAAAGCGGTGGTTGTGGGATTTGGGAGAAAAGAGCCCTTGAAGAAGACGGACATCTCGTATCTAGTTGCTATTTATAACTATATGAATGATGATCAACTTATCATCATAATTTCTGGATTAATTTGGGGGAATTGACCGGGGTTAATTAAGAAGGGGAGGTGATTAGGGGTTGGATTCGGATCGCTCGGGTGCTTCCTTTTCCTTATCATGAGTGCGGGGGCTGCGGCACATCCGTCAGATCACGCGACGAGATGATCAGGTCGGATGGAAGCTGCTTTTATGGCGGACCAAAGCAAAGCAATAATTCGGTGCTTTGACCGGCGGAGATTTCACGGAGTGGAAGGAAGTCAGAGTCAGAGAGTTAGGTAACACGTGCGGAGTCCCTGGAGATAAGGCCGACGTGCGCGTTCGATCTGGTTCAGCATTGAACCAACTTGCAAATAGCGACTAGATGCGCAATTCAGTCCAGACCTCAGATCAAGTGCATCTCCAACAAATTGTACCTCCAGATTGGTCTGAAATTGATAGGAGGGTCATCATCCTGcaatcttgcatcatcttcttagTAATACAGTGGCAACTATGCAAGATCTCACCAGATATGCCAGAAAGCTTGGATGGTTGAGAAGGAGAGCATGCCGCGGAGCTTGCTTGAGCGAGACCTCGATATGTGTGCGGGCGTGCTATCGATATTGAGGTAGTCGAAAAGATTTGGATTGAAGGAAGGGTGGACAATAGCATGAACCTAGGTATCTTGATCTTCAAAAACTTTTGCCACCACCATTCGGATGAAATAGAAATGGATAGAAGTGTAGCATTGGGCTAACGAAAAAAGAACGTAGGATGGCTTAGAGCATAGCCCTAGGCTACAGTAGATAATTTAAATTATGCTTACTCATAAGATAAAAggtaaagataaaaaataaattgttgAAGGGCTCTTTTACAAAGAACAATTCCACTTATTTATACTAGTACATAACAACTGCTTTTGGGTACGTTAACTATCTATTACTATGCACGTATATAAGCATAATCATTGTACAACTACCGAATTGATAGTCATACCTTGTGTTGGCCATTTTTCCTTATTCGACCTTTAATATAGTCCTCTGTTTTTGGGAATCCAAGACCAATATAATTGCCTTGGTCTTCTACTACCAACGGCTCAAGATTTGACCTTACATAACCAAACTCTATTCAATCTTAGCAAGAGTCATATGGTTCTCATTCGCCATAATTCTATCAAATTTAATCTATATGACACTTGCCTTGGTTGCCAGCTAGATTATTGAGATATGGTGTCAACACTTTCAAAATAAAATCTCCTTATCTTTCAAATAATGCTTATCATTCCTTTGATTTTAGACGGTTGTGGCGATAAAGTGATGAGAAAGGTGTACTATAAACTATCCCACATTTGTTGTCAACTAGCGTTTTTCATGCATAAGCCATTATTCTTTAGGAGCATTGGAAGTCACATATATTGATGGGGGGCAAGTAAAATTAAGAGTTCAGATTATCTAAAATGATACAATCTTGGACTCCTCTCAAACCATCTCCCATGGTCATTGaggataaggattttttttcccAGTCTGAGAGGAAAAGGATATATTAAACGTTAACATAATatgaaaagaaatataaaaaaaatcgtCTTCAATTGGAACATCTTTTGCCATAACAAAGTACTAAAACATCACATATTGTTGGGACCAGACGTTCCATTCATCAGTGGCTAGAGATAAAGATTAAATTTGAGATCTGAAAATCAAGACTACAAAGAGCAAAACACTAGCATAACCCACTTCTCCCCCAGTCAAAACCTAGAAAGTTACTGGATGGTCGTTCATATGAAAGTCCAACTAGGAGACCATGGGTCTCACTCAAACTAAATGATCTTTTCCTCAACTTGGCAAGCATTGGATGCAGCATTCATAGTAGTACAGGGGGTTGCAGGTAAACATCAAAGTGGATGCCGATTAGTCGGACAAAATGAAGATAATGATCTTGACATTAAGAGACAGGACAGGGGGTTAGTATAAGCATACTGTACATCTAAATGATGAGAAAATTGTATAAAAATTTTGAGAGAATATTATATATCTAATTCAAGCTTAAATAGTCTTATCGATCTAAGGGAATTTCATCTGAGTTTACTAGGTAAATGTTATTGTTGCcatccaaaatccgatttgatGATCAAAAGGCTCCGATCCGCGCTCCAGTGGTTCATGAGATGTTGTTGTCCCGcacaacaaagaaaagaaaggctcACCAGATTAACTCCGGTCGGATACTCTGATACCTAAGTTAGAGAGGGCTTTGGAGGAACAGAAATGGGACAAGCAAAAAGACTAGAGAAAAAAGGATAATTGATGGAGAGTTCGAATACCTCTTTgggtgttgtttttttttttttttttttgaattgatgAAGAGTCTTTCTTGGATTCAGGTTCTAGAGTCCTTAATTCAATGAGAAGAGTTCTCAGCTTTTCTTACCTGGATCAGCCCAACagttcgaattcaaataaaattaaactTCTCTACACCACATATCATATTTTAGCCACATCAAAGTGCAAAGAGCAGGACAATCTAGCtgtgcaacttttttttttctctgagaATTTGTGTTACATTAATATTGCTCATTTTGATTGGCTTACTTGCACAATTTGAGGATTCCACCTGACAGGCCAATCTAGCCTTAATCTGTCAGCTTAGAAAGAAGTAACTCGTGTGAAAAGATGCGGTTAAACCATCAGTCGTATTGATGACCTCATTGCTCAACACGCTTTGGTGGGCAAATAGACCCTAGCTGCTTGAGTAATCACATGACTTAAGACTCTGTATGATGGCCAATATCAGTGGCCTCAGCAGGCAAGGAACCTGAGATTTAGAACTGTTCTTCCGTACGAAGAGacctttacttatttattttttttcctgaggTCAGTAGGAGACCTTCTTTTGTAGTCAGGACAGAGCTTGCTTAGACTAGAATTATCTTTAGCAAAGGGTGCTCGTCCTAGCTAAATAAATAGGTGTTCATCCTTGTCTTGTTTCAATCACAAATcaactttttcccttctttttctccGCTGGGCCACACCCTCTTTACAACACATCCACTAACATTTTAGAAAATTATGGCAGCTTTCTCCATTGCATCCAAAAGCCTGTCCTTGTAGGCCACTCAATCCACTACGCCCACAAAAAGAACAGGAGACTAATTGCTCCAGTAACCATGGACAGCCTATGCCTGTTTTGACGTTGGTTCTATTAATTTCTGGATTATTGGACCAATGCCATGTATGTCCATAAATAGTTTGATGCAGGACACCgggaaaaaagagggagaaaaagagaaggaggagaggagaagaagaaggaaagaggaaggCTTCCTACCTAGCCCTAGCTCAAGACTTCACACTAAGGCTAAAAGAAGAGAATAATCATTTTTTATTCATCATAGCATCATCCTCCTAAACAATATACGGACCCATATATAGGGTTCCAAAATAACAAAAGACCCctacaaagaaaataattccaTAAAAGTTCTAAAataacaatatgcaaataagctcataaaataaaacaaaataatataaaatcaatctaaaataatATCATAAGACTAGAACTGGCTGGACCGGTGGCAACCGTAGACTCGAGTGATGGCTGACTTAGCACTGGTGTCCACACCATAGTTTTTATTAATATAGCTCACTGGAGAAATTCTGACATctgtattgttattattataataGTTGCACATCAACATCTGTGATTCTGTATAGCTTATGGATCTGACCATCTTTTGGGGGTTTCTTTACAAATTTCCGATGTTTTTTCTACCAGAGAGTACCGAATAAACACTAAAGTTTTTGCCATCATGTAAGAGAATCCTTTAGCCATTAGAATCCAGATGATATTAGACTATGTTACTTATGGGGTTTTCTTTCCTGTTTTTTCATTTTGTAAGATCCATCCAAGGGTGAAGCTTGATTTGAGCTAGGCCCAGCTTCAATAATTTGCATGCTTTGGCCAAATGAGGAGCATTGCATGAACGGCTTTCACACCGTAGTGCGTGAAATGAGGTCCATTCTACCCCACGGATGGCTCCCCAGCCTTCAGAGTCCAGCTCGTGCTGCACTCCAGATCTTCCGCGTTGCAAAACAGTAGGTTAGTGGGTGTCTGAAGGAGTTGCACACCGAGCACCAGGATCTCATGAGCTGGAGCTCTGTGTGCAGATTGCTGTGAGGTGGTGCATTCAGGAATAGTTGGTCCATCTTTCAGGGGCAGGCAGCTGGTGCCATGCAAACAGTTTCAGAGCAAGGTGGTGCAGTTAATGCTTCCTTCTATTCGATTTGTTGGGGATCATAAGGGGTACTTATACAGattcaagaaacccaaataatacgttccgactagctattttgggtgaggttttgGGTTGTTATACCTGGCTTAGTTGCTTTACGGCAAAGGTGAAGCCTAGGTTAAACTACAAAAAATTTAGTCTTTTCTGATGCTTTTAGAGCCTCTACCAACGCTTATAAGTATTGGTAATTTTGGCGCTGACCCTTCCAAAAGAGTCGTATAAATGGGGGTGGAAATTTTTTTTGCCGGCGCTTTTTAAAAGTGTCGGCAAAAAACGGAAGCTATGTTAGAGTTCGCCGACGTTTATAAGCGTGGGCGGAAACTGAAGATAGGCCAACGCTTATAAGTGttgttagaattattttttttaaaaaataaaaagattaattaaaaaaaatctgattCCATGGTTTTTTTTACAGATGCTCGATGTTTCttttacaaaatatattttatatgatatttttttacaaattacaaTGGAAGAGACTGATCAATGGTTCTCTCAAATTCCGTTTGCATCTCCTTTGCATCCCTAAATTACAATGTGGATTAGAGATGATCGTATATTTTTTAACAAAATGGATAGGATTATAGATGAATGCcacaaaatacaaaaaatagtaAACAAAAACATACAACCCACTTCAGACAAGCTTCCGACTTCTTTCTGATGAGGGGTTTGGCAATGGGGACTGCAACGGCGCCCTCCGCTTCGAACAAGCTTCCGGCAATGGGGATTGCAACGGCCCCCCAGTCCTCTTCGGGCTTCGCCATCTCATCAGATTCTTGGATCATTTTTCGAACCACGAGCGTCGATCCCTCGAATGTGGAACCGAAGAGAACAGAGATCTTGAAATTTCTCTGGGATCGTTT encodes the following:
- the LOC103714236 gene encoding bHLH transcription factor RHL1, whose amino-acid sequence is MQPSSREMQGMGSPLNGISSSAGAAAAAAQISLQELHDGHRQQQIQNTGMQVPGSHFGHSADGHDDFLDQMLCSLPSSWPDLGNPKSPWDLTSSSNPNGLAGKSPEDSAAAAAVAAEGLQYVPYDESVLLASQLRQHQISGGSSPAGKQPMLLQLNQHHQQQQQMLLQGMGRSPVVAGGGDSGLLPLPLSLGSGGSADSRLLVDRSRGEVDPSFKCPNHTGGEGLYNGFGGSLQQAAEAATQQHFHRPQGASMPAQNFGGSPAAASSGGGTAPPRQRVRARRGQATDPHSIAERLRRERIAERMKALQELVPNANKTDKASMLDEIIDYVKFLQLQVKVLSMSRLGGAAAVAPLVADMSSEGQSGRGGSNGAAGNDSLTVTEHQVAKLMEEDMGSAMQYLQGKGLCLMPISLASAISATCHPRPGVGGVGGAGNSGAAHHLTSGLIPAFPPPNHSNAAAGTAGGGGDAPPSPSLSVLTVQSAIANGADNDVSRPFVKDAASVSKP